The proteins below are encoded in one region of Amycolatopsis acidiphila:
- a CDS encoding nuclear transport factor 2 family protein, with product MAIDGRDLELFIRRWYELWNAQDKEGWLRHWRTMSPGEPTLEDPVGTPVKHGWELASQLWDRTGPDHPAVRITQLITGADEAVVVCSNEGSYRGAALVIPSVDVWRVEPGGSSAVRSFWEIPEHIPYGRWTARTGSPR from the coding sequence ATGGCGATCGACGGCCGGGATCTCGAACTGTTCATCCGGCGCTGGTACGAGCTGTGGAACGCACAGGACAAGGAGGGCTGGCTGCGGCACTGGCGCACCATGTCGCCCGGCGAGCCGACCCTGGAGGACCCGGTCGGCACTCCCGTCAAGCACGGCTGGGAACTGGCCTCGCAGCTGTGGGACCGGACCGGGCCGGACCACCCGGCGGTACGCATCACGCAGCTCATCACCGGTGCCGACGAGGCCGTGGTGGTGTGCAGCAACGAGGGCAGCTACCGCGGTGCGGCGCTGGTGATCCCGAGCGTCGACGTCTGGCGGGTCGAGCCGGGTGGTTCGAGCGCGGTGCGCAGCTTCTGGGAAATTCCCGAGCACATCCCCTACGGCCGCTGGACGGCGCGCACCGGGAGCCCGCGGTGA
- a CDS encoding alpha/beta hydrolase: MTVLSRARALVPAAAVLLSLPFTAVSAVSDPGGCSDVKVPASLAPGLPKDQTIYGRLCLPPGHAPDVLQILVHGASYDHTYWDFPGFGGQYSYTRTQNSAGYATLAIDQLGVGRSSHPLSALATQLAGASTVHDVVTAARGGALGPSFDRVALVGHSFGSLTVWLEAATYADVDGVLVSGASHSLGALALAELGPHIRPAQLDPVTAAHVPAADLGYVSIPGARAPIFYYLPNADPAVVAQDEATRSEIPVGVGATIPVYIPATVGIKVPVLEVNGVEDKPFCVQGGGGSLTDCRSDATLHDSEAVFFSPEAHLETTVIPDAGHDLNLQRNARVFFDRATRWFQNHFPLR; the protein is encoded by the coding sequence ATGACAGTCCTTTCCAGGGCACGCGCGCTGGTCCCGGCCGCTGCCGTGCTGCTGTCGCTCCCGTTCACCGCGGTGTCCGCCGTGTCGGACCCGGGAGGCTGCTCCGACGTCAAGGTCCCGGCCTCGCTGGCGCCGGGACTGCCCAAGGACCAGACCATCTACGGGCGGCTGTGCCTGCCACCCGGGCACGCGCCCGACGTCCTCCAGATCCTCGTGCACGGCGCCAGCTACGACCACACGTACTGGGATTTCCCGGGGTTCGGCGGCCAATACTCCTATACCCGCACTCAGAACTCCGCCGGCTACGCCACACTGGCCATCGACCAGCTCGGCGTCGGCCGCAGCTCGCATCCGCTGAGCGCGCTGGCCACCCAGCTCGCGGGCGCCAGCACCGTGCACGACGTGGTCACGGCGGCCCGCGGGGGCGCGCTCGGCCCGAGTTTCGACCGGGTCGCGCTGGTGGGCCATTCCTTCGGATCGCTCACCGTGTGGCTCGAAGCCGCGACCTACGCCGATGTCGACGGGGTCCTGGTGTCCGGGGCGTCGCACTCGCTCGGCGCGCTCGCCCTCGCCGAGCTGGGCCCCCACATCCGCCCGGCCCAGCTCGACCCCGTCACGGCCGCACACGTCCCCGCGGCGGATCTGGGCTACGTCAGCATTCCCGGGGCCCGCGCTCCGATCTTCTACTATCTGCCCAATGCCGATCCCGCTGTCGTCGCGCAGGACGAGGCCACCCGCAGCGAGATTCCGGTGGGAGTGGGGGCCACGATCCCGGTCTACATTCCGGCCACCGTCGGTATCAAGGTGCCGGTCCTCGAGGTCAACGGCGTCGAGGACAAGCCGTTCTGCGTCCAGGGCGGCGGTGGCTCGCTCACCGACTGCCGCAGCGACGCCACCCTGCACGACTCCGAGGCGGTGTTCTTCTCCCCCGAGGCACACCTGGAGACCACGGTCATCCCCGACGCGGGGCACGACCTGAACCTGCAACGCAACGCCCGGGTCTTCTTCGACCGCGCGACGCGCTGGTTCCAGAACCACTTCCCGCTACGCTGA
- a CDS encoding acyl-CoA dehydrogenase family protein yields MTSTTMDTATAELLTGSLRELFAGSAGRAVGPALAALGWAEVVAEDPAGATTLLFTEHGRALASSPALDAVLLAELDRVLPAGNGTRAVLYPYPDDGDQPSTVDGPVRGLLLAGLESVDEVVVPVRANGAVALLVADPAGCPAEPVAGFDAGSGWLMVSGWQPAGEPVPAAQPWERAVAAGRRALAAEIAGVCQAALDLAVAHTSARVQYGRPIASFQAVRHRLAEGHVAISDIASMLDAAWATAGSANGGAWAAAMTKLRAGRAQAEVMRHGVQVLGAMGLTSESEMHRHVTRAGALDALLGGHRLLSETTGRALLAGAPADPVVEV; encoded by the coding sequence ATGACGAGTACGACCATGGACACCGCGACCGCCGAGCTGCTCACCGGTTCGCTGCGTGAGCTGTTCGCCGGTTCGGCCGGCCGCGCGGTCGGCCCCGCCCTGGCGGCCCTGGGCTGGGCGGAGGTGGTGGCCGAGGACCCCGCGGGAGCGACCACGCTGCTGTTCACCGAGCACGGCCGGGCGCTGGCGTCCTCGCCCGCGCTCGACGCCGTGCTGCTCGCCGAGCTCGACCGCGTGCTGCCCGCCGGGAACGGCACCCGCGCGGTGCTCTACCCGTATCCCGACGACGGCGACCAGCCCTCCACAGTGGATGGACCGGTGCGCGGGCTTCTGCTGGCGGGACTGGAATCGGTCGACGAGGTAGTGGTGCCGGTGCGCGCGAACGGCGCTGTCGCCCTGCTCGTCGCGGACCCCGCGGGCTGCCCTGCCGAACCCGTGGCGGGCTTCGACGCCGGCTCGGGCTGGCTGATGGTGTCCGGCTGGCAGCCGGCCGGGGAGCCGGTGCCCGCCGCCCAGCCCTGGGAGCGGGCGGTGGCCGCCGGGCGCCGGGCGCTGGCCGCGGAGATCGCCGGGGTGTGCCAGGCCGCGCTGGATCTCGCTGTCGCCCACACCTCCGCACGGGTGCAGTACGGCCGCCCCATCGCGTCGTTCCAGGCCGTCCGGCACCGCCTCGCCGAGGGCCACGTCGCGATCAGCGACATCGCGTCGATGCTCGACGCCGCGTGGGCCACCGCGGGAAGTGCGAACGGCGGCGCCTGGGCGGCCGCGATGACGAAGCTGCGAGCCGGCCGCGCGCAGGCCGAGGTCATGCGGCACGGTGTCCAGGTGCTCGGCGCGATGGGTCTGACGAGCGAGAGCGAGATGCACCGCCACGTCACCCGCGCGGGCGCGCTCGACGCCCTGCTCGGCGGTCATCGCCTGCTGAGCGAGACGACCGGCCGCGCGTTGCTGGCCGGGGCACCCGCGGACCCCGTCGTCGAGGTCTGA
- a CDS encoding VOC family protein gives MSAPAGTAARPAQHAHSVMHCNLNTVDGARAAGFVMAVFGLDPRMRSVSTDDDSTSMGLDRSTASVTTFLYDRRGPRAVPAVEFVEWQRPVTEPADEGMRPSAFTALGYRVGSLSRLRDRLVALGCEPEPAEGGLRVRGETWPGLRTTDPDGVTVEVAEIPPAETDPVGALISHERMRCTDLARSLAWYGSIGWTVRARGTGDGTSWASLVLPEDPTFSLELQERPGAGSPRRANTQGLYRIALAVEDVREAHAALVRESGEQVPEPLFIPMPDTPTGGFTVLFLADPDGAVVELVERPRSEVRRPREPR, from the coding sequence GTGAGCGCGCCCGCCGGGACGGCCGCACGGCCCGCGCAGCACGCCCACTCCGTGATGCACTGCAACCTGAACACGGTGGACGGCGCCAGGGCGGCCGGGTTCGTCATGGCCGTCTTCGGCCTCGACCCGAGGATGCGGTCGGTGAGCACCGACGACGATTCGACGAGCATGGGCCTGGACCGCTCGACCGCCAGCGTGACGACGTTCCTCTACGACCGGCGCGGTCCCCGCGCGGTGCCCGCCGTCGAGTTCGTCGAGTGGCAGCGTCCCGTGACCGAGCCCGCGGACGAGGGCATGCGCCCCTCGGCGTTCACGGCGCTGGGCTACCGCGTCGGGTCGCTGTCCCGGCTGCGGGACCGGCTCGTGGCGCTCGGCTGCGAGCCGGAGCCTGCCGAGGGCGGGCTACGGGTTCGTGGCGAAACCTGGCCGGGGCTACGGACCACCGACCCCGACGGCGTCACGGTCGAGGTCGCCGAGATCCCGCCCGCGGAAACCGATCCGGTCGGTGCGCTGATCTCCCACGAGCGGATGCGCTGCACCGACCTGGCCCGCTCGCTCGCGTGGTACGGCTCGATCGGCTGGACCGTGCGAGCCCGCGGCACCGGCGACGGCACGTCGTGGGCGTCGCTCGTGCTCCCCGAGGACCCGACGTTCTCGCTGGAGCTCCAGGAGCGGCCGGGGGCCGGATCGCCGCGGCGGGCCAACACCCAAGGGCTGTACCGGATCGCGCTCGCGGTCGAAGACGTTCGCGAGGCGCACGCGGCACTCGTGCGGGAGTCGGGCGAGCAGGTGCCGGAACCGCTGTTCATCCCGATGCCGGACACCCCCACCGGCGGGTTCACGGTGCTGTTCCTCGCCGATCCCGACGGCGCCGTCGTCGAGCTGGTCGAGCGGCCGCGCTCGGAGGTCCGGCGGCCGCGGGAACCCCGCTGA
- a CDS encoding class I adenylate-forming enzyme family protein, whose product MPTSRTEHCLGDIPRRNAVRYAEVPSYVADGRGVTHGELYGRASALAAALAKAGLRRQDRIALFGRNSIAFGEVLAAGQLSGIIVATVNFRLAAPEIGRILADANPRVLFVDAEYLPVIDLARAELDLGLIVCLDHTERTDVVRYEDFLSSTAGADLPFSARPEDIACLIYTSGTTGRPKGCILGQRELFHGAHLMNVEMRTGSDDRVLLTMPLFHIGAMAIGLGLHARGGTSVLHRQFDPVAVLDTVAGQDITVLHLAPTMLQALLREAAGRPGSLAGVRTVVYSAAPITAPVLQAAMTAMPGAGCLNLYGQTEVMTSGLPRELHRGEGAARERRLSSVGHPFPDNAVRIVGEDGTECPPGTPGEVTVASPAMFRGYWNDSAATAATLRDGWCHTGDVGVLDEEGLLHLVDRKKDVIISGGENIYSLEVEEALVTHPGVVQCAVVGIPDERWGEAVCAVVVPAEGAAIDVTDLREHVSARIARYKAPRSVVVVEELPVLPTGKVDKKALRQQFAARQETGA is encoded by the coding sequence GTGCCGACGTCCCGTACCGAGCACTGCCTCGGCGACATCCCGCGCCGCAACGCGGTTCGCTACGCCGAGGTCCCGTCCTATGTGGCCGACGGCCGCGGCGTGACCCATGGCGAGCTGTACGGGCGCGCGTCCGCGCTGGCTGCCGCGCTGGCCAAGGCGGGACTGCGCCGCCAGGACCGGATCGCGCTGTTCGGCCGGAACAGCATCGCCTTCGGCGAGGTGCTCGCGGCGGGACAGCTCAGCGGCATCATCGTCGCCACCGTCAACTTCCGGCTCGCGGCGCCCGAGATCGGCCGGATCCTCGCGGACGCGAACCCGCGGGTGCTCTTCGTCGACGCGGAGTACCTGCCGGTCATCGACCTCGCGCGCGCCGAGCTGGATCTCGGGCTGATCGTCTGCCTCGACCACACCGAGCGCACCGACGTCGTGCGCTACGAGGACTTCCTGTCCTCCACGGCCGGAGCGGACCTGCCGTTCTCCGCACGGCCGGAGGACATCGCCTGCCTCATCTACACCAGCGGCACCACCGGCAGGCCCAAGGGCTGCATCCTCGGACAGCGGGAGCTCTTCCACGGCGCGCACCTGATGAACGTCGAGATGCGCACCGGCAGCGACGACCGGGTACTGCTGACGATGCCGCTGTTCCACATCGGCGCGATGGCGATCGGCCTCGGGCTGCACGCCCGCGGCGGAACCTCGGTGCTGCACCGGCAGTTCGACCCCGTGGCTGTGCTCGACACGGTGGCCGGGCAGGACATCACGGTGCTGCACCTGGCCCCCACCATGCTGCAGGCGCTGCTGCGCGAGGCGGCCGGGCGGCCGGGCTCGCTCGCCGGGGTGCGGACGGTCGTCTACTCCGCCGCGCCGATCACCGCGCCGGTGCTGCAGGCGGCGATGACCGCCATGCCCGGCGCGGGTTGCCTCAACCTCTACGGCCAGACCGAGGTGATGACCTCCGGGCTGCCGCGCGAGCTGCACCGCGGGGAGGGTGCCGCACGCGAGCGCCGGCTGAGCTCGGTCGGGCACCCGTTCCCAGACAACGCCGTGCGCATCGTCGGCGAGGACGGCACCGAGTGCCCGCCCGGCACACCGGGCGAGGTCACCGTCGCCTCGCCCGCGATGTTCCGCGGTTACTGGAACGACTCGGCGGCGACCGCGGCCACGCTCCGGGACGGCTGGTGCCACACCGGCGACGTCGGCGTGCTCGACGAAGAGGGCCTGCTGCACCTGGTCGACCGGAAGAAGGACGTCATCATCTCGGGCGGCGAGAACATCTACTCCCTGGAAGTGGAGGAAGCACTCGTCACGCATCCGGGAGTGGTCCAGTGCGCGGTCGTCGGCATCCCGGACGAGCGCTGGGGCGAAGCGGTGTGCGCGGTGGTCGTGCCGGCCGAGGGCGCCGCGATAGACGTGACAGACCTGCGCGAGCACGTCTCGGCGCGGATCGCGCGGTACAAGGCGCCGCGCTCCGTGGTCGTCGTCGAGGAGCTGCCGGTCCTGCCGACCGGAAAGGTCGACAAGAAGGCACTCCGGCAGCAGTTCGCGGCCCGGCAGGAAACCGGCGCCTGA
- a CDS encoding cysteine hydrolase, translating into MSSSQLAIDPRATAVVCVECQAGVLGENSVLPALAADARAVLPGIEKLVHSARAAGATVVHATFEGRLGAVNPGTAPLWRAIAAPTEEWAPGHPATRVLPELYAEEDLVLPRHQGLSPTWGTELLPVLRARGARTLVFAGVSLNVALVLSAGEATHEGFEVVVARDAVTATPAEYGEQMLRHTFKMLGRVLTVDELGAAWRAFPAETNAHSRTDGGRTA; encoded by the coding sequence ATGTCGTCAAGTCAGCTCGCCATCGATCCCCGGGCCACCGCGGTCGTCTGTGTGGAGTGCCAGGCCGGGGTCCTCGGTGAGAACTCCGTCCTGCCCGCGCTCGCGGCCGACGCCCGCGCCGTCCTGCCCGGTATCGAGAAGCTCGTGCACTCGGCCAGGGCGGCCGGCGCGACCGTGGTGCACGCGACGTTCGAAGGCCGGCTCGGTGCGGTGAACCCGGGGACCGCCCCCTTGTGGCGGGCCATCGCGGCCCCCACCGAGGAGTGGGCGCCCGGTCATCCCGCGACCCGGGTCCTGCCCGAGCTCTACGCCGAGGAGGACCTGGTGCTGCCCCGGCACCAGGGCCTGTCGCCCACCTGGGGCACCGAGTTGCTGCCCGTGCTGCGGGCCCGCGGTGCGCGCACCCTGGTGTTCGCCGGGGTCTCGCTCAACGTGGCGCTCGTGCTGAGTGCCGGGGAAGCGACGCACGAGGGGTTCGAGGTCGTGGTGGCCCGGGACGCGGTCACCGCGACGCCGGCCGAGTACGGCGAACAGATGCTGCGGCACACCTTCAAGATGCTCGGCCGGGTCCTGACCGTCGACGAGCTGGGCGCGGCCTGGCGGGCCTTTCCCGCCGAGACGAATGCCCACTCCCGGACCGACGGAGGTCGAACCGCGTGA
- a CDS encoding acyl-CoA dehydrogenase family protein, with protein sequence MTSTATASLATDLGAYRTSLRAYLNNGDALDRWRGKHHGSTEDRIAEHAALMAHLYQDGWNRYGWPAEAGGHGGDERHRGVLYDELSAAGLPVPDPQLMLETLGPAVVRFAPDLAARYLPEYLRGANWWGQGFSEPEAGSDLAGLRCRARREGEHYVLSGQKLWTSHGATASRFVCLVRTGTPESRHRGLSMIMVDAAAPGVSVRPIALASGYRELAEVFFDDVVVPADRLVGEEGQGWAVAMYLLQWERAMYAWQSAAVALRRFRELLGQVAGKPLPDGAATRIGECYGDIVALRARSVRTVRRLAAGETVGPEASVDKVLLATAETSLHDLARDLLGTDFVLGAGADTGDWRADWWFSRSATILGGSAEVQRTILADHVLGLPKEPRA encoded by the coding sequence GTGACGAGTACGGCCACCGCATCGCTCGCGACCGACCTGGGGGCCTACCGCACCTCGCTGCGGGCCTACCTGAACAACGGGGACGCCCTCGACCGCTGGCGTGGCAAGCACCACGGCAGCACCGAGGACCGCATCGCCGAGCACGCCGCCCTCATGGCACACCTCTACCAGGACGGCTGGAACCGCTACGGCTGGCCCGCCGAGGCCGGCGGCCACGGCGGCGACGAACGGCACCGGGGTGTGCTCTACGACGAGCTGTCCGCGGCCGGGCTGCCGGTGCCCGATCCGCAGCTGATGCTGGAAACCCTTGGCCCGGCGGTGGTCCGCTTCGCACCGGACCTGGCCGCGCGGTACCTGCCGGAGTACCTGCGGGGCGCGAACTGGTGGGGGCAGGGGTTTTCCGAGCCCGAGGCCGGAAGCGACCTGGCCGGGCTGCGCTGCCGCGCGCGCCGCGAAGGCGAGCACTACGTGCTCTCCGGCCAGAAGCTGTGGACCAGCCATGGCGCCACCGCGAGCCGGTTCGTCTGCCTGGTGCGCACCGGAACACCGGAGAGCAGGCACCGTGGCCTGTCGATGATCATGGTGGACGCCGCCGCGCCCGGTGTCTCCGTCCGGCCGATCGCGCTGGCGAGCGGGTACCGGGAACTGGCCGAGGTGTTCTTCGACGACGTGGTCGTCCCCGCGGACCGGCTCGTCGGCGAGGAGGGCCAGGGCTGGGCCGTGGCGATGTACCTCCTGCAGTGGGAACGGGCGATGTACGCGTGGCAGAGCGCCGCGGTCGCGCTGCGCCGCTTCCGTGAACTGCTCGGCCAGGTGGCCGGCAAACCCCTGCCCGACGGCGCCGCGACGCGCATCGGCGAGTGCTACGGCGACATCGTGGCGCTCCGCGCGCGGAGCGTCCGTACGGTGCGACGGCTCGCGGCCGGGGAGACCGTGGGCCCGGAAGCCAGCGTGGACAAGGTTCTGCTCGCGACGGCGGAGACCAGCCTGCACGATCTCGCCCGCGACCTGCTCGGCACCGACTTCGTGCTCGGGGCGGGCGCGGACACCGGCGACTGGCGGGCGGACTGGTGGTTCAGCCGGTCGGCCACCATTCTCGGCGGTTCCGCCGAGGTCCAGCGGACGATTCTGGCCGACCACGTGCTCGGCCTGCCGAAGGAGCCCCGGGCATGA
- a CDS encoding acyl-CoA synthetase codes for MYPADFALSTPDKSAVVVADTGQRQTYRELTEGANRLARLLREAGLRPGDHYAVFAENHLRYFELVWAGLNSGLYVTPVNSHLTAAEAAHLVNDSGAKVVLTTSAMAEVAEQLVPLTPGVTRRLMLDGTGEHHESYEQAVSAFPPEPLEDEVRGTFMLYSSGTTGRPKGIRFPLPGHPARAGDRELLPSGTALLGLDEDTVYLSPAPLYHAAPLRVSALVHCTGGTVVVLRRFDAEQALAAIEEHRVTSSQWVPTMFVRMLKLPGEVRDRHDLSSMRIAVHAAAPCPVEVKRRMIEWWGPILREYYSGTENIGTTVLSSEEWLAHPGSVGRPQGTVIHICAEDGTELPAGSVGTVYFATPDITVAYHNDPERTAALSHPQHPDWRTIGDIGHLDEDGYLYLSDRRDFTIIAGGVNIYPREIEDVLVVHDEVADVAVFGVPHPELGEQVQAVVQPVRWSDAGNGLAERLLAHCRTRLAPFKWPRSIDFVRELPRQDNGKLYKTALRESYRARSRQPRRESFR; via the coding sequence ATGTACCCGGCAGACTTCGCGCTGTCCACTCCGGACAAGTCCGCGGTGGTGGTGGCGGACACCGGGCAGCGCCAGACCTACCGGGAGCTCACGGAGGGCGCGAACCGGCTGGCCCGGCTGTTGCGCGAGGCGGGCTTGCGCCCGGGCGACCACTACGCGGTCTTCGCCGAGAACCACCTGCGGTACTTCGAGCTCGTGTGGGCCGGCCTGAACAGCGGCCTCTACGTCACGCCGGTCAACTCGCACCTGACCGCGGCCGAGGCCGCCCACCTCGTCAACGACAGCGGCGCCAAGGTGGTGCTCACCACCTCGGCCATGGCCGAGGTCGCGGAGCAGCTGGTGCCACTGACCCCGGGCGTCACGCGCCGGCTGATGCTCGACGGGACGGGCGAACACCACGAGTCCTACGAGCAGGCCGTCTCGGCCTTTCCGCCCGAACCGCTCGAGGACGAGGTGCGGGGCACCTTCATGCTCTACAGCTCCGGCACCACGGGCAGGCCGAAGGGCATCCGCTTCCCGTTGCCCGGCCATCCCGCCCGTGCCGGCGATCGCGAGCTGCTGCCCTCGGGTACCGCACTGCTCGGCCTCGACGAGGACACGGTGTACCTCTCCCCCGCGCCGCTCTACCACGCCGCGCCGCTGCGGGTCTCGGCTCTGGTGCACTGCACGGGCGGGACGGTGGTCGTACTGCGCCGGTTCGACGCGGAGCAGGCCCTCGCGGCGATCGAGGAACACCGGGTCACCTCGAGCCAGTGGGTGCCGACGATGTTCGTGCGCATGCTCAAACTGCCCGGCGAGGTCCGCGACCGCCACGACCTGTCGAGCATGCGGATCGCGGTGCACGCGGCGGCGCCCTGTCCGGTGGAGGTCAAGCGCCGGATGATCGAGTGGTGGGGCCCGATCCTGCGGGAGTACTACTCGGGCACCGAGAACATCGGCACGACCGTGCTCTCCAGCGAGGAATGGCTGGCACACCCGGGCTCGGTGGGGCGGCCGCAGGGGACCGTCATCCACATCTGCGCCGAGGACGGCACCGAGCTGCCCGCGGGATCCGTGGGCACGGTGTACTTCGCGACACCGGACATCACGGTCGCCTACCACAACGACCCGGAGCGGACCGCGGCGTTGTCGCATCCGCAGCATCCGGACTGGCGCACCATCGGCGACATCGGGCACCTCGACGAGGACGGCTACCTCTACCTGAGCGACCGCCGCGACTTCACCATCATCGCGGGCGGGGTCAACATCTATCCCCGCGAGATCGAGGACGTCCTCGTGGTGCACGACGAGGTCGCCGACGTCGCCGTGTTCGGGGTGCCCCATCCGGAACTGGGCGAGCAGGTTCAGGCCGTCGTCCAGCCGGTGCGCTGGTCCGACGCCGGGAACGGCCTCGCCGAGCGCCTGCTGGCCCACTGCCGGACGCGGCTTGCCCCGTTCAAGTGGCCGCGCTCGATCGACTTCGTGCGCGAGCTGCCACGGCAGGACAACGGAAAGCTCTACAAGACGGCGCTGCGCGAGTCCTACCGGGCGCGAAGCCGACAACCAAGGAGAGAATCATTTCGATGA
- a CDS encoding class I adenylate-forming enzyme family protein, whose product MTTTAPPHRLWDLVLWRAERTPGRILLSDDRGAAMTAAGLRDAAERVGAGLAALGVREGSRVMWQLPTTLECVVLSVALARLGAVQNPVITVLREAELRALDEQFAPEFAVVPTRWRGFEHAAAVRSVAGSRARVIPCDHNESTELALPQGDPADLPSPPASDAPRWVYVTSGSTARPKGVLHTDASVFASSNAMVDQFGAGEDDVFPMAYPFAHIGGMAWLVTTLRVGSRLVLLDNFDPARTPVTMAEHGATILGSATPFFQAYLAAQRKHGAERLFPGLRLCMGGGAAVSPDLDEIVRRTLGGDGVVNGYGLTEFPIAGFPRRTDAAGKARSSWLPGPGVEVRIAGADGRDLPAGSSGELRLRGPQRFAGYLDHELDATAIDEQGYVRTGDLAVVDEHGLVTITGRLKEIVVRGGENISVAEIEAVLSTHPAIADIAVIGLPDPRLGETCCAVVVPADGLPPPTLDDVRAHCRDAGMARYKTPERVRTLASIPRNSMGKIQRQQVRAAIADGDTVPDGRR is encoded by the coding sequence GTGACCACCACCGCACCGCCACACCGGCTGTGGGACCTGGTGCTCTGGCGGGCCGAGCGGACACCCGGCCGGATCCTGCTGAGCGACGACCGGGGCGCCGCGATGACCGCGGCCGGGCTCCGCGACGCCGCGGAGCGGGTGGGCGCCGGGCTCGCCGCCCTCGGTGTGCGGGAGGGCTCGCGGGTCATGTGGCAGCTGCCCACGACACTGGAATGCGTGGTGCTCAGCGTCGCGCTGGCCCGGCTCGGCGCCGTGCAGAACCCGGTGATCACGGTGCTGCGGGAGGCGGAGCTGCGGGCGCTCGACGAGCAGTTCGCGCCGGAGTTCGCGGTGGTCCCGACGCGCTGGCGGGGTTTCGAGCACGCCGCGGCGGTGCGCTCGGTCGCCGGTTCTCGTGCCAGGGTGATTCCCTGTGACCACAACGAGAGTACGGAACTCGCGCTGCCACAAGGCGATCCCGCGGACTTGCCCTCGCCACCGGCGTCGGACGCGCCGCGCTGGGTGTACGTGACCTCGGGCAGCACGGCCCGGCCCAAGGGCGTGCTGCACACCGACGCCTCGGTGTTCGCGTCCTCGAACGCGATGGTGGACCAGTTCGGTGCCGGCGAGGACGACGTGTTCCCGATGGCCTACCCGTTCGCCCACATCGGCGGGATGGCCTGGCTGGTCACCACGTTGCGGGTGGGCAGCAGGCTCGTGCTGCTGGACAACTTCGACCCCGCCCGCACCCCGGTCACCATGGCGGAGCACGGGGCGACGATCCTCGGCAGCGCCACCCCCTTCTTCCAGGCTTATCTTGCCGCGCAACGAAAACACGGCGCCGAGCGGCTGTTTCCAGGGCTGCGGCTGTGCATGGGCGGCGGCGCGGCGGTCTCCCCGGACCTCGACGAGATCGTCCGCCGGACACTGGGCGGGGACGGCGTGGTGAACGGGTACGGCCTGACCGAGTTCCCCATCGCGGGGTTCCCGCGGCGGACGGACGCGGCGGGCAAGGCGAGGTCGTCCTGGCTCCCGGGGCCGGGCGTGGAGGTCAGGATCGCCGGCGCCGACGGAAGGGACCTGCCCGCGGGAAGCTCGGGGGAGCTGCGGCTGCGCGGGCCACAGCGTTTCGCCGGCTACCTGGACCACGAGCTGGACGCCACCGCGATCGACGAGCAGGGCTACGTCCGGACCGGTGACCTCGCCGTCGTGGACGAGCACGGCCTGGTCACCATCACCGGCCGGCTCAAGGAGATCGTGGTGCGGGGCGGTGAGAACATCTCGGTCGCCGAGATCGAGGCGGTGCTGTCCACCCATCCGGCGATCGCGGACATCGCGGTGATCGGGTTGCCGGATCCACGGCTGGGCGAGACCTGTTGTGCCGTGGTGGTTCCGGCGGACGGGCTGCCGCCGCCGACCCTGGACGACGTGCGCGCGCACTGCCGGGACGCGGGAATGGCCCGGTACAAGACCCCGGAGCGGGTGCGGACGCTGGCGTCCATCCCGCGCAACTCCATGGGAAAGATCCAGCGCCAGCAGGTCCGCGCCGCGATCGCCGACGGGGACACGGTTCCGGACGGCCGGCGGTGA
- a CDS encoding SDR family oxidoreductase, with protein MSTAEHEPLAGRTALITGGSRGIGAAIALRFAAAGANVSLLATSGQPRPNRLPGTVYSVAGQVTEAGGKALGVVGDIRKDEDVEAAVARTVEEFGGLDIVVNNAAAFDTTPTSAIAMKKYDLVHAINARGSFLVSRTALPHLERSVAGHILTISPPLVLSGQWLGPHLAYTASKYAASLNTLGLAAELADRGVAANSLWPRTAVGTEGIRVILGEEVAGKRSRTPAVMADAALAIVSRDPRSFTGQLVTDEEVLRSEGVTDFSRYRLDGEESDLELSFFLPETTK; from the coding sequence GTGAGCACTGCGGAACACGAACCACTGGCGGGGCGCACCGCGCTGATCACCGGCGGCAGCCGGGGGATCGGCGCCGCCATCGCGCTGCGCTTCGCCGCGGCGGGGGCGAACGTCAGCCTGCTCGCCACGTCGGGGCAGCCGCGGCCGAACCGGTTGCCCGGCACGGTGTACTCGGTGGCCGGGCAGGTCACCGAGGCCGGCGGGAAGGCGCTGGGAGTCGTCGGCGACATCCGCAAGGACGAGGACGTCGAGGCCGCCGTGGCGCGCACCGTCGAGGAGTTCGGCGGGCTGGACATCGTGGTCAACAACGCCGCCGCCTTCGACACGACGCCCACCTCGGCGATCGCGATGAAGAAGTACGACCTGGTGCACGCGATCAACGCGCGCGGCAGCTTCCTGGTCAGCCGGACGGCGCTGCCGCACCTGGAGAGGTCCGTGGCCGGGCACATCCTGACCATCTCGCCGCCGCTGGTCCTTTCCGGACAGTGGCTGGGCCCGCACCTGGCCTACACCGCGTCGAAGTACGCGGCGAGCCTGAACACGCTCGGCCTCGCCGCCGAGCTCGCCGACCGCGGCGTCGCGGCGAACTCGCTGTGGCCCCGCACGGCCGTCGGCACCGAGGGGATCCGGGTCATCCTGGGCGAGGAGGTCGCCGGCAAGCGCTCCCGCACGCCCGCCGTGATGGCCGACGCCGCGCTCGCGATCGTCAGCCGGGACCCGCGGTCGTTCACCGGTCAGCTGGTCACCGACGAGGAAGTGCTGCGGTCCGAGGGGGTCACGGACTTCTCCCGCTACCGCCTGGACGGCGAGGAGTCCGATCTCGAGCTGAGCTTCTTCCTCCCGGAGACCACGAAGTGA